The Diaphorobacter ruginosibacter genome contains a region encoding:
- a CDS encoding DUF1328 domain-containing protein — MLHYAVVFLVIALVAALFGFGGIASGAVGIAKILFFVFIVIAVITFLMGLTKRK, encoded by the coding sequence ATGCTCCATTACGCAGTAGTATTTCTGGTGATTGCGCTGGTGGCAGCCCTGTTTGGATTCGGGGGCATTGCTTCCGGTGCGGTCGGCATTGCAAAGATACTGTTCTTCGTTTTCATCGTGATTGCCGTGATCACCTTCCTCATGGGCTTGACCAAGCGGAAGTAA